GAAAACATATAGCCTCCTGCATATCTGAATTAGAATACACTCTTAGCTCTTCAGAGATCCTTAGATCTAGTACTTTTGGAAGTCATGAAGGCAACTTAGAAGATAAAACTACGGCTTCTGGCTGTGAACCAATTGGCTTTGATGCTAGTTTAAACTGTAGATTATCTGCCCCTACACCACCACGTGCAATAAAAATTCTGAGTTGGAAAAAGGTGAGCATGAGATAATTGCTACCGATAAttgtagtagttacttccagtATTATGACATTTTTGCTTTGGTTTTGTTGTACCAGGCtgttgaatattttattaaactTCTTCGTGATCTTGATGTTATATGTTCCTACCCATTAGACCCATCATTAGAAAGTGTTTTGCACTTTGTGGTTGAGTTTCAAAAATCTCAGCCAGATTTAGTAGCAAGAGCTCATCTTCAGGTCGGTTTTGTCATTTGTTTCTACTTTATTCTAGATACTCATTGCTAAGAGTTCTGTTGGCATATTTGTGAATTATTGACCTGAAACTTTTGAACAGCGTCTGCTGGTTCAAGACGGGAAACTCTATGGTAGGGATCCTATCTTTGCTGTTATTATTCGAGCTGCAGCATTACCAGAGAGTACAAGGAACCATGATATTCAGAAACAGGAATCTATTATTCAACTGGGACAGGTGAAGTGAATTCTTTCTCTGGACTGATTTTAGATCTCTTTCCATTTCTGTATTTTTGGGTTATGATAGTTTCAAAATATGCTCATGTTATGTTATGGAACTATTCATTTGTTTTCTAATAAGGTGGGTCAAGGGCTATGATGATTTATCAATTTTAGCTTGTGATTATTTGTGCATGAGAAGatagaacattttttttttgggtacaaGATGGAACAATTAAtgagactctctctctccttttaaGCGTGCATGCAACAGAGGGGGAAGGCTGGTTTTAGTTTAGTATGCTTCTAGACACTTACACTGGGTGCTGATTCTAACACGTGCAATATTTTGGGCACTGCAGTTAGTAATCAATTTGCTAAAAGTTTTATGCACAAATGGTGCATGGCAACGGCGTAAGCTTGGAAAGATTTTACAAGATTGGCGCGTTGTTTTTGTACAGGTATGCCAAACTATCTTCAAATCAAGatatttattagtttttcttcgGTTCCAAACTCATTGAGTTGCTCAGGCCTGATAAGGTATTGTGTTTCTGAAGTGATAATCCTATGAAGCACATATATCTTGTGTCTATCATTATCTAATTTTCCTGTTTATCGCTCTACTGATTGTCCAAATTGACTGGTGATTGAATTTTGTTTGGAtagttttatttacttttttttttaaatgttgatTTGTAGATAGAGATGGCCTTCAGAAAGGAGTTTGGAGAAAATGCAAACATTTCAAACGATCAGGTATGCTGCTCTCTGAGAAtattactttaatgttttttCCCGCTAACTTACTTGATCTGTTAATCATCAAATACACTTGGATGCATTCAGGTTCTAGATAAGAGGCCGATGACATCATCATTTTTATTGTCTAATAACTTGAGAAATGGCCATGTTTGTGTTGATTATATTATCTCTACCTATGCAGTGTTAAATCTTCTTGATGATtaaattttccttcatttttcgtTTGCTATTCAGTGATCATAGTGAAACCTAAATGCAAAAACCAGTATAATTTTGCTTATCCAATTTGGATATTGGATTTCTACAGAATGTCAGCGTGAAATTATTCCAACACATCCTTCTTTGGGTGGAAAAGCAAACATACTGGATAGCTTGTCGATTTCTCATTTTAGGTTTTGAATTGGAGCTTTATTCGCTCAGTGAATATTGCATGGTATATTGGTATATCTATGTTGTCCTGATCAAACTTGCAGAGAAAACAAGTCTTAAGACGGTGGTTTGCAATGACAGTGGTAAGTATTTTTATATTCTGTAAACTTAATCAATAATTCTGAATTCTCTTGTATATTTGCATGTGATATGGCTCTTCAAAGCTAAGTTACTCTACTTATGCACCATCTGATGCATCCTGTGTTTTATGATCAGGTAAACGGaaaggaaagaagaaaagggaTTATGTTAAAGATGTGGCACGAGATTATAGGATTCCACCTGCAGTCTTGTTTCTTCAGTGCCAAATATGTCTTGCTGAAGGACTTACAATGGTAATTGTGCTTTAGTTTCTGATTTATGAGTTGAAGAATGACCACTTCCAGGAAATACCTTTTAAGATGGCTGTCTAGAGAATAAGGTCTCTTTGGGCCTCTGACGGTACTAAGTAATATGCTTTTAGGTTTGGACTTTATCTGTAGCAATCTAGTTTTGTGGTTTTATATCATCAACCGGGCCATTTTATATTGTTAATCTAAGGAAAAATCCTGTCCGTTCCTAGAATAAATTTTTGCTTcaacaatttcaccaaaaatccTCAGTTTAATGAATCCAATCTATCCAGATGCTCGCTGCTTTGAAGAATGACCGCATGCTTGTACAAAGTCGAAGCCCTTTTAATACTGAGCATGAGGTATACTTGCACGATCCagttccaaaaaaaaacatactTAGAGGAAATGCATATTGGGAACTACTTTAGAAGTCACTGTTTATAGTTTGCACAAGTTTCTGACCTCGAATGACATATGTCCTTTGTGTTCTCACCATTTCTTTAGAGGTTTATTCAGCAGTTTGAGCTCCTACAGAGAGCTTGCATTCCTGACCACGTCTCATTCTCCCTGTTTGTGGAATCTACAACCCAAGCTTGTTTATCGGTGAGTGAATTTTCTGCCAACACTGGTCGGAATTTCCTTGATATTCTGGTAGGCTTACTGTTACTTATTCCTTTTCACAGAACCTAGTAATGTATGATTACTTTAAGGATGCTCAGAGGATTGCAAAGGAGATCAAGAGTAGTTTTTCAAACGACCCAGAAAAATTGGCCGAACTACGAAGGCTAGAGCAGGTAGCTGAGCACAATAGCATTGCCTTAAACGTGATTAGCCGAGCCGGAGCCCAAGACCCCTCGCTCAAGGTTTCTTTCGAGTTCAACCACCATCCGTGCTTTGCAACGGCTGTTGTTAGGCGATCGTGAAGGTGACGTTTAATTATCTCCACCAATTTTGAAACACTCCCTCAATCCAGATGCAGTCTTGTAGCATAGCACTTGTAACATCAATCTTTCAAGCATTATTTTCCAACTattcatttcattaattttgtaATTGCAATGAATAAAATACAAAACCATATCTAAGTGAGCTCTTGTCCGCTCCCTCTTTCTCATCGCCATTTATTTTCCTGCTTTCTACTTTGTTGTTATGGGAAGTCAAGTGGCAAAGAAGTGAATGCGATGCAAACGGTGACAGTATCTTAAGCCAATAACAAACTACAATATGTTTTAATTTTACCGTATGACAGTGTGTTATTGATTTAAGATATTATTCGAGTGGTTAACCATGGATATGTAGTTCTTTACGAGAGGCTTTTTATTGAAATTTCTCACTTTATGGTGATGAAGCAAAAGAACGTAAAGACGACGTGACTCACGCCCAACTTTGAATTTGAATCTGGATGGATCCACCTGAGCTAAAGGAAGTCCACCAAAACTTATTCAAAATCGATCCAACGAACACTTTCACCCACTATGTAAAATTCTTGGGTCCAGCGGATGGGCCATCGCTTGTCGGGCCACACACACAAGGTGAGAGACCTTCCTGCATTGAGAACGGAATCAGTAAAGAGTGTGTGGGACACTAATACAAGAATGTCTCACCTTTTGTGTGTGGCTAATCAGAGCGACGTGGTCTTTTTGGCGGACCTAAGAATTTCTCGCAATTACGCCAATTCATTGTACTTTAGAAGTTCCAATTTCCAAATGTTGAATTTCTTGATTAGAAGTTTGTAGTTGGACGAATcaattgtcatttttcatttgtttcttcatcTAGCATAGGTTGAATTATACGGATCGGGTCTTTAGACCTCCGAATTGGCAAAGTCAGCCGTCAAAAGAGCAAACCGACGAAATTTGGGGCAGCTGgtgcatgcatgcaatccatatAATAATACAACAAAATCTTGTACCAAAAAGTGCTGCCTAGCACTTAGCAGTTGACattttttagttgtttttatcATGTATGGTTGATCGaagtctcttttttttcttgataaGACGATATTCTAAAATCAAATAGTGATATTTGAACTTAAATACGAATGTGGTACACATTATTTCGAGTTGACCGGCACCTCTGAAAAATATCTACATTGAACGATACAGAAGGTCCCTCATAACCCCCAGATTAGTGGATTTAGTGTGGGTCCCAGAGTTAAGCTGGAATTTCTAGAACGTGGTTtaaaaaacttaattaaaaaatgaaaatggtaTTGTTTTCTCATTGTTAATTTGGAGGGTGCGATCGTCTTTTTCGTAAGTAGCTTAGGAAATTAGGATCTGTGCCGGCAATGCATTCAAAATGTAAATTATAAACCCTAACCATTTGGAGAACATAAATTAACACAAAAATGCATTGTGTAGTTCTTTTGGGAAATTGAGGATGTGTTATGGCTTTGTCTAGCTTATGAGTTGTCTATTATGATGACAAATTTTTACGCAAGGCATCTGGATCACGCATAATGTCTGATTCTTCtcacaaaacataatttcatgtaTCTTAATATCTCAACCGTCCTAATTAATCTTTCTTAGCGTTTGAATTGTACTGATCAATTATTCGTACCAACGCTTTTCTCTTGTACGACATTCTAATTCTACACTAAAGAATTTTTCGCTTATCTAAAATTAACCTCCTCCATTACATCACAAGCAAAGAGAGTAATGTTTAATATGTTATGTaggttgttgtttttaaatgtcACATCCGTACCAATGGCttaatttatgttttgtttggcTAAAAATGTTGGCGAGCTAATAAACTATAGAAAACTGGCGTGACTTATCAGCTTTGCTTTTGGAAAATTTATCCTACTTTGAATTCTTATATATAACTATTTTTCTATTTATATCctaactattttttttagatggttgaatgactttttttttcttttttaattaaagaGACCAGTTCGTAACTTGATCACGACAATTCATTATTCCAAAAAATTATGTGCCTTTTTGCGTTTGAATAAATCTCTatcatttttgaaaaagatTATATCCTAATTTTTGCAATACTCGATGGGTTAGTCAGTATTTTGTAGTCCATGATTGGAATTAGGATAAAGAAATAAAGGGGAGTGGAGTTCCAACTATTTGGCAACCTGTTTATTTAGTATGTACTAATACATTTTGCAACACACGTGTCTTGGTCCGACAAGACAACAACAATTAAGCTTTATTCCATTTAGAGGAGTTGACGGTATAAATTTTAAAACATCATTATGGTTAATTTTACGCTAAGTTTTTTGTTATATTCTGAAGAGAAAAAGAATGATGGCCAATAATTGCTGGAATTtgataaaatttgatatttgcatATGATCTGGTTGAACGTTAAAGATGAATGCTAACTATATTTTAAGTtaaattaatccattaaataaTAAGTTGGGTGgaaaatttaaattatattatttgctAATAATGGAAAGGCCAGGATTGAGAAGAGTAGAATCACAATTGATATTCGAATTAGTTGGCACTAAtgactcgtttggatgtgcttttaaaatgactgaaagtgtttttagagaaaatatttttgggttctaaaagcactttaagtgttttgtacaagaagcaccagttatgtgcttcttccaggaagcacttgcagtgctttttcaaaatttactaacatttttattaaggattgtttttaaaaatattttcactataagcgttttcagttattttaaaagcacatccaaacgagctctaagtgtttttcttgtttctaaGCAACttctatttcttgttcttggacCATGGTTTTTCATATGGTATGGATTGAATTGGACTCTAGATTAGTTCTAAAGCGACTTCTAAAATATAGATTCATTACTAACGTTCTTGCATTTCTTAAAACATTCTCATTTGTATCGTTTATTAGCTCTCAAAGTGACATCGTAACAAATTTTGCTAATTCATGCCTTGTTGCTATGGAGTTCAAAATTTTACTTCATGTAATAATatcattttgaaaagaaaaaaaatctttatatataaatgagCAAAAAAATTAACTTTCATTTTAGATCAAATTGGATTTGCTACTCAATTATGACTTGATTAatcattaattgtttgattaattaagacGTACTCAAGGAATGTCCAATTAACTTAAACTGGGCAAAAAAATTAACTTTCATATTAGATCAAATTGGATTTGCTACTCAATTATGACTTGATTAatcattaattgtttgattaattaagacGTACTCAAGGAATGTCCAATTAACTTAAACTTTTCCTAAATGATTCTTTTTCACTCGATACAAATGTAATGTAAAAACGTTTTATCAATCTTTattcatataataaaaaatcacatttttcatGGCCAAATGAAATTCACTATATTCAAGATAAGAATAATACAACAACGACAACAACAATTTTTTCTCAGGTCTTCCTTTACTCTTTTTATCCCGATAATTACGAGTACTTCGTATCTTTTATTAAAATCTCTTCAAAATAAGAATAATAACTAGTTATTTTTGTATCTTTCTCCTTTGCGAATTTCTTCATTTCACATCTAGTTATTTTTTGTGCAGAttattgttataaaaaaaaaaaaacgtaactCGTCAGATTGTGCAGTTCTTATTTTTACTTAGTCAGAAAAGGTTTCAGGTTCAACGtttaaaaatacaatataatatttATGTGTTAATGAGATCATGTTTAGGGCATTTTGAATTTACTTTAAAAGAGTAATATTAGATAGACCAATTCTTTAAATcacattttgtaaattatgtgaTGTGAcaacaataagaaataaaaacattaatcaatatttaaataataattcattgTTGACGATCATgttatataatttacaaaatataatttaaatgaatagtctctgtggtattattcactttataaaaatcatatcgtttgtgaaaaaataaaaagaaaagaatataagATTTAAAGGTGGAGGGGAGTATAAAAGCACGGAAGGAGGCATCGTAGAGAATTATTACCCCATCTCAGACAGCCGTATTTTCTGTTCTTCTGACAGACGGGAAACTTCAGttaaactaattaaataattaaacacaaagaaattttaaattttaaataaaaaagaaagtaatGGTCGAAGACGCCGACGGGCCACCCAAAACCGAACTCATCCTTCTGGTcgacttttcttcttcttctgctgctcTCTCTcagaatctctctctctctctctctctctctctcatcaactGGTTCTCAGGTAAGTCATGTCCtccgatctctctctctctctcttccagcTTTCCCTCTCCTCTGCCATTTTTCGCTTATTTCTGAGCTGCCACTACTGATTTCTGCAGCTGGGAAATTTGACTTTTGGTGTTTGGATtacgaattttttttattggaattCAGTCGGTGATAAGTGTTTTATGCTGAACTATTCAACTTTTTAGTGTGTTATGTGGTTATCCGTTCACTTTTTAGCTAATTGGATCTGAATTATGAAGTTGGAATTTGGAAATTTAGGGTTTCGTGTAGCTTGTTGGAGTTTTCTGTCAGCTTGTATTTGAAATTATCGTAAATTTAATTTTTGGAGTGGTGGGTAAGCTGAGTACTATAGTTTGATTTAGTATTTTGGATAATTTCTTCTTATTTATTGGTTGTGATTTGTGGAATGGAGAGAAGATTGAGTTTTTTGGGTTCCGTTGAAGATTGGATTTTCGGTAGATAAAGGAGAGGGAGAATGTCGGGAGGTACACAGAAGAGCATCAGGAAAGCTCTTGGAGCCCTCAAGGACACCACCACAGTTTCATTGGCTAAAGTCAATAGTGATTACAAGGTATTATGGTTTGTTTGTGGTTGTTTTCGATGGTTCTCGCTGTTATGTTGTATCCGATTTTCATGATTGGGGATTGATTCTTGCAGGAGTTGGACATTGCGATAGTCAAGGCTACGAATCACGTTGAGCGTCCAGCTAAGGAAAAATACATTAGAGGTAGATTCTCTCTCTGAAGATGAGCTGCATGTTGTACTTTTCATGATCTGTATCTGGAAGAAAGAGTTGGTAAATCATGACTGATACGGTTTATGTTTGTATTCTTGTGAAGCCATTTTTGCTGCTGTTTCTGCTACAAGACCTCGTGCTGATGTCGCATACTGCATCCACGCTCTTGCAAGGAGATTAGCAAAGACACATAACTGGGCGGTATGTGCATTTACTCATCtgataaacatacaagaattcaTCCATAGCCAGGAACTTTTTGTTTCTATATCTATAATAGCAATAGTCCTCATCTTCATTATCATTCTTAGACAAATATAGCAAGTTGCATTTTTTTCTTGCTTGAAATTTCACAAACTGATTATTGGTTGGTGTTTAGGTTGCATTGAAAACTTTAGTTGTTATTCATCGTGCTTTGAGGGAAGTGGACCCTACATTTCACGAAGAACTCATGAATTATGGTAGAAGTCGAAGCCATATGCTTAACTTAGCTCATTTCAAAGACGATTCCAGTCCAAATGGTACCTCCATATCTTCCTGTCTCTCTTTCTCAtactatttatttattcaaaaacTGACCTTTCACTGCCCAGCATGGGATTATTCTACCTGGATCCGTACTTATGCCTTGTTCTTGGAGGAGAGACTGGAATGCTTTCGTGTGTTGAAATATGACGTTGAGATGGATCGCCCAGTAAgaagtttattttctttgtcaTCTTTGTTTTGGCTTATTCTTCCATTTCAATTACATAATTTTGTCATATGGCACATTGACATTTCAAAACCGTTTAATTTATCAGAATCTCATTTACCTGCAATTGCTTTTAATTTTTCCCTCGAAGCTTTATTGCTATTTTTTTATTCACACATTCAAGTCACATTCTTATCCCTAAGCTTTGTTTGCAACTTAATAGTTAACATTATGGTGCAGAGGACCAAGGATCTGGATACTGCCGAATTGCTTGAGCATTTGCCTGCCCTGCAACAGCTTCTCTTTCGTGTACTTGGTTGCCAGGCAAGTCTCATATATCACCACTTCAAAATCAATGGGTTTATCGTATGGGACCACTAATGCTTAAACACGAATATGGGTTCAATCATGTGTCAGTTATTGAAATATTGTTGACAGAACCAATTTTAAATTTTGCAGCCGCAAGGGGCAGCAGTCCATAATTTTGTGGTTCAGTTAGCACTTTCAATGGTAGGTGACCCTTGCAATAAATTCTAGCTGAATGACTAGCCAATATGATTTCTTTTCCTCTGATTGTCTTCTGTCATTAAATTAGGTTGCTTCTGAAAGCATCAAGATTTATCAAGCTATAAGTGATGGAACAGTCAATTTGGTTGACAAGGTAGGATTTGATCTTTGCTATGTTGGAATATACCATTTGAAGGTTGCACTATAAGCTAATTATGTACGATGATGATTAATTTCACAGTTCTTTGAGATGCAACGCCATGACGCTATGAGGGCCCTGGATATATATCGGAGGGCAGGGCAGCAGGTACTTTTTCTGCAAATATCTCTGTTCTAATCGATGGAGACTGGGGAGTTACagtatgcatcaacatttaaatTTTCATCTACATGTTTCAGGCAGAGAGACTGTCAGAGTTTTATGAAGTATGTAAAAGTCTTGATATTGGGCGCGGAGAAAGGTTTATTAAGATTGAGCAGGTGCCTTTGTACTAGCATTTCCTTTTACTACACATTGCATTCCTTGGACAATTTATAATTTTCTCAATTTGATTTCATTTTGGGTGATGTAGCCTCCTGCATCGTTTTTACAAGCCATGGAAGAGTACGTGAAAGAAGCTCCCCGGGTCTCAACAGTTCGCAAGGATCAGGTATGAAAGTGCTACCTCTTTAGTTCAGTTATTTTGGAAGAGATTTGCAATGTTATTCCTGATTAGGAAAGCGAATAGTGGATAATCAGATGCCCTTATTAGCAAAAGCTATGGTAACCTGTTTGACATACCTAAGTGGTTCAACCATGAAAAAATCGGATCCAAGTTCGGCTTTTTGAAGCTGTTGTAGTACTTGTGAAAATACTGAAATAAACCTTCGTCAACTCTCTACCAGCCGATGGAAAATGATGTATTGGCTACTCAATTTTTAATCTGGCAGGTGGTTGCCCCCAAAGAAATCTTGGCTATAGAGTACAAAAAGGCCCCAGAGGAGGAGGTGCGTCCACCTTCACCACCTCTACCTGAACCAGTGAAAGTTGAACCAGTGAAAGTGGAAGCGCCTGTAGCTGAACCGCCTGATTTGCTGGTAGTACacataacccttcttgagtTATTCTCTCTTGAATATTGGCATTTTGTAGTCCCTCTGAAGTTTAATCAAGTATGCTTCCTTTGTTGCTAGGGTTTGAATGATCCTGTTCCAAATACTAAGGAGTTAGATGACAAGAATGCACTGGCCTTAGCGATTGTTCCAGTTtgtaagctctctctctcaaaaatgATCTATAGCTCATAATTATCATCAGAATGTTAAGGTTTAAACTAACCATAGAGGCAGTTTGTTTTTTCTATGAAACATGCACGAAACTCGTTATCTTCTTCTTTGGTTAAGAAgaaaacacactaaataaatttgATGTTCAAAAATGCTATTGTGGTTCTTGCAGCGGATCAATCAACTTCCACGGCTCCAACTCTAGCAAATGGAGCTACAGGTTGGGAATTGGCACTTGTTACAGCACCGAGCTCAAATGAGAGTGCCGTGGCTTCTAGCAAACTGGTACGCTTCTCCTACCAATTTCCCTTATGTTAATGTTTACATGTATGACAATTATTTAGTCAGTACACTTcatttctctttcctttttctccCTTAATGACACCTTTCAAATGTTGAGTGAAGGCGGGAGGGTTAGACTTGCTTACACTAGACAGCCTATATGATGATGCAATCAGACGAAGCAATCAGAATGTGAGCCACAACCCATGGGAGCCTGCTCCAATGACTGGTGCCATGATGCAACAACCAGTTCATGACCCCTTTTATGCATCCAACAGAATGGCTGCACCGCATTCTGTGCAGATGGCAGCAATGGCAAACCAGCAGCAGGCCTTCATGTtgcagcaacagcagcagcagcagatgatgatgatgggccAACAACAGCAGATGTCTTCGAATCCTTTCGGAACTCCTCACGGAGCCCCCACCCATCCCTATGGCCCTGGCGTCCCTGTCCAAGCATACAACCCATATACAGGCCTTTTATAAACGAACCATACAAGCAACAGATTTTTATCAAGAATTACAGCCGGAGAAAGAAAGGGACATGAACAAATAGTGAGTTTTAGATGTCTGAGGCAGCCGATCTTCTGAGGGAGAGACGTTTAccatgtgttttgtatgtgcGGTAGTTGTTAGCTAGGATTAAGATTCTTTGCTAAATAAACAGTCAGAGGGAGGAGTTTGAGCTACTTGGCGATTCGCGTTGAAGGTCGAAAATAATGTTATTCAGATGGAGTGCAGTAAATTCTTTTGACATGCTCAGTTGTTGCTGACAAACTCAGGCAGGAGATGCTTGTGTTTCTGTTTTTCCTGTTCTTTTCCTCCCTCTGTAAAGTGATAGAAAATAATTATTTGTAAAATTTGTGATTGTTGATAAATATGTAACAAGGATATACATGAAATTTGATTTGTGTGTATAACTTGgctatttttattaattattattcatttggACAACATTTTTATTCCTCCTTGTTTACTATTATACTAAAATGGCTTTTGTTATGGTATAATTACTTGTTTGGATTGTTTAGTTCACTAAACCGACTttaaaatgtgttgtaagtttTAACTCAGCTTTGGTGAAAGTTTCACGAAAATATTGATCTATAATGAATTTTGACATATTTGCAAAACCTATTAAAAGCTGCGAGTTATTATTCACAAttctagtaaaaaaaaatgtgatttttagtT
Above is a window of Malus sylvestris chromosome 15, drMalSylv7.2, whole genome shotgun sequence DNA encoding:
- the LOC126603617 gene encoding uncharacterized protein LOC126603617 → MAGTTSAEEATVNLPLPDRGTPIPSGDHTVWADVSPLLDAACKDLQDGMLIHGDNFNLFAAMSALEIMDPKMDSGMVCKYYSVDEAIEDGAAPVPTSFDKTVDVQRTIDIMDHLLACEATWHKGHSLAQTVFSCIYLLRLDRTSSHALLNSYCRVIRATCKAVISVVSDARTHEEEDLFTMTYGLPLNGDGDEKCLSMLHAVEETISRQLRACKAPSSKTRVLEDLVSLQNNSELEEGYCKALLCRLRFRKHFYHVLTSMKRPQGRGLELARKHIASCISELEYTLSSSEILRSSTFGSHEGNLEDKTTASGCEPIGFDASLNCRLSAPTPPRAIKILSWKKAVEYFIKLLRDLDVICSYPLDPSLESVLHFVVEFQKSQPDLVARAHLQRLLVQDGKLYGRDPIFAVIIRAAALPESTRNHDIQKQESIIQLGQLVINLLKVLCTNGAWQRRKLGKILQDWRVVFVQIEMAFRKEFGENANISNDQNVSVKLFQHILLWVEKQTYWIACRFLILGFELELYSLSEYCMVYWYIYVVLIKLAEKTSLKTVVCNDSGKRKGKKKRDYVKDVARDYRIPPAVLFLQCQICLAEGLTMMLAALKNDRMLVQSRSPFNTEHERFIQQFELLQRACIPDHVSFSLFVESTTQACLSNLVMYDYFKDAQRIAKEIKSSFSNDPEKLAELRRLEQVAEHNSIALNVISRAGAQDPSLKVSFEFNHHPCFATAVVRRS
- the LOC126603618 gene encoding putative clathrin assembly protein At5g35200; this encodes MSGGTQKSIRKALGALKDTTTVSLAKVNSDYKELDIAIVKATNHVERPAKEKYIRAIFAAVSATRPRADVAYCIHALARRLAKTHNWAVALKTLVVIHRALREVDPTFHEELMNYGRSRSHMLNLAHFKDDSSPNAWDYSTWIRTYALFLEERLECFRVLKYDVEMDRPRTKDLDTAELLEHLPALQQLLFRVLGCQPQGAAVHNFVVQLALSMVASESIKIYQAISDGTVNLVDKFFEMQRHDAMRALDIYRRAGQQAERLSEFYEVCKSLDIGRGERFIKIEQPPASFLQAMEEYVKEAPRVSTVRKDQVVAPKEILAIEYKKAPEEEVRPPSPPLPEPVKVEPVKVEAPVAEPPDLLGLNDPVPNTKELDDKNALALAIVPVSDQSTSTAPTLANGATGWELALVTAPSSNESAVASSKLAGGLDLLTLDSLYDDAIRRSNQNVSHNPWEPAPMTGAMMQQPVHDPFYASNRMAAPHSVQMAAMANQQQAFMLQQQQQQQMMMMGQQQQMSSNPFGTPHGAPTHPYGPGVPVQAYNPYTGLL